Proteins found in one Laspinema palackyanum D2c genomic segment:
- a CDS encoding deoxycytidylate deaminase yields the protein MGGGAVIVKNKQVLATGYNDFPSGNAHSTEQGFCYPGLNSCTYNKSLPSRAVHAEANAIDQAAKHGIETEGATIYVQYEPCLSCLKLIISCRHQENLLRDRFEEQ from the coding sequence TTGGGTGGTGGTGCAGTTATTGTAAAAAATAAGCAAGTTCTCGCAACAGGTTACAACGATTTTCCATCAGGTAACGCTCATTCTACAGAACAAGGCTTTTGTTATCCCGGATTGAATAGCTGTACATACAATAAAAGTTTACCATCCCGAGCGGTTCATGCGGAAGCGAATGCGATAGACCAAGCAGCTAAACATGGAATAGAAACCGAGGGCGCAACAATTTATGTCCAATACGAACCTTGTCTGTCTTGTCTCAAGTTAATTATTTCGTGCCGTCATCAAGAAAATTTATTACGAGACCGATTTGAAGAACAGTAG
- a CDS encoding dUTP diphosphatase: MGNAYKQGITVLNTPGTIDEGYRGEIKVILINHGQPDFQIIKGMRIAQMAIIPVIRPEISVDSGR; encoded by the coding sequence GTGGGGAACGCTTATAAACAGGGGATTACGGTTTTGAATACTCCCGGAACCATTGATGAAGGATATCGGGGAGAAATCAAGGTGATTTTAATCAATCATGGACAACCAGATTTTCAGATTATCAAAGGGATGAGAATTGCTCAAATGGCAATCATACCTGTTATCAGACCTGAAATATCTGTAGACTCAGGGAGATAA
- the thyX gene encoding FAD-dependent thymidylate synthase, whose protein sequence is MERFRVEVIAKTPNPQQVIYAAMHQDYSEGFVYDEKDSWLSEEKCGSIIVKRLLSGERGHYGPIEHVGIVFNCGFFPHSVMQQIRTHRTGISMDVQSGRYSGIRIVEAAKGIRDIEEVFYLRPVGEYSDRQGKRYEYSEQQRQRDLAWCNEAAKRYQILIEEGASEEQARGIIPFDVRQHWIVSFNARSLMHLLDLRAKPDAQLECQKLCNLIWPHFQEWVPDIAKWYEKHRLKKGRLSP, encoded by the coding sequence ATGGAAAGATTTCGAGTAGAAGTAATTGCCAAAACTCCCAATCCTCAGCAAGTAATTTATGCAGCAATGCACCAAGATTATAGTGAAGGTTTTGTCTATGATGAAAAAGATTCTTGGCTGTCAGAAGAAAAATGTGGGTCCATAATAGTTAAACGTCTTCTCAGTGGAGAACGGGGCCATTATGGACCCATTGAGCACGTTGGAATTGTGTTCAATTGTGGATTTTTTCCCCATAGTGTGATGCAACAAATAAGGACTCACAGGACAGGAATATCAATGGATGTTCAATCTGGCAGATATTCAGGGATTAGGATTGTTGAAGCTGCAAAAGGGATTAGAGATATTGAAGAGGTTTTTTATTTACGTCCAGTTGGTGAATATAGCGATCGCCAAGGAAAACGTTATGAATATAGTGAACAACAACGTCAAAGGGATTTAGCTTGGTGTAATGAAGCGGCTAAACGTTATCAGATTTTAATTGAGGAAGGAGCATCAGAAGAACAAGCCCGAGGTATTATTCCCTTTGATGTCCGTCAACACTGGATTGTCTCGTTTAATGCTCGAAGTCTTATGCACTTACTCGACCTGAGAGCCAAACCGGATGCTCAACTTGAATGCCAAAAACTCTGTAATTTAATTTGGCCGCATTTTCAAGAATGGGTCCCCGATATAGCAAAATGGTATGAAAAACACAGACTTAAAAAAGGGCGTTTATCTCCCTGA
- a CDS encoding dUTP diphosphatase: MYFYVKVYRLHPDAIIPTYAHDNDSVIDLSANEEVTLHPEERKLIGTGIAIELPPLTEAQIRPRSGERL; encoded by the coding sequence ATATATTTCTATGTCAAAGTTTATCGGTTACATCCGGATGCAATAATTCCCACTTATGCCCATGACAATGATTCAGTAATAGATTTATCGGCGAATGAAGAGGTGACGCTACATCCGGAGGAACGCAAGTTAATTGGGACGGGAATTGCTATTGAGTTACCGCCATTGACGGAAGCACAAATTAGGCCGCGAAGTGGGGAACGCTTATAA
- a CDS encoding helix-turn-helix domain-containing protein, with product METKITLGHAIRSGRRELDFSIKEFAKELEIDYRWLSQLENNRLDPQSDEVLMSLPKLAEFFQMDVEYLELLRSQTEQQELDLSQAMFPVYYREKIDV from the coding sequence ATGGAAACAAAAATCACATTAGGACACGCAATCAGAAGCGGTCGGCGAGAATTAGACTTCAGTATTAAAGAATTTGCAAAAGAGTTAGAGATTGATTATCGGTGGTTGTCCCAATTAGAAAATAATCGACTTGACCCCCAATCAGATGAAGTCTTGATGAGTCTGCCAAAGTTAGCTGAATTTTTTCAAATGGATGTGGAATATTTGGAACTGCTTAGGTCTCAAACTGAACAACAAGAATTAGATTTATCTCAAGCCATGTTTCCCGTTTATTATCGGGAGAAAATTGATGTCTAA